The Streptomyces pactum genome contains a region encoding:
- a CDS encoding MurR/RpiR family transcriptional regulator, translated as MSGDESPAARLQALFEGHRLTPTQRRIAHSMVRRASEVPFLSSVELAELAGVSQPSVTRFAVALGFDGYPALRRHLREVAPAEPAADIGSRNEYQQAVEAEIENLRHLAEVLADPGPVAEAGRTLAASRPLPVLGLRAAAAQAHGFAYFAAKVHPDVRFLGEGGTMLHDRIDAAVRAGATALLCFALPRHPREVVDTLAHAKEAGLTVVTVADSVFAPVAKVSDLLLPAAVGTGLAFDTACAPMLLGRVLLEAMCDDLPDAQARLEEFDTKAAARGLFVD; from the coding sequence ATGAGCGGCGACGAGAGCCCTGCCGCGCGCCTCCAGGCGCTCTTCGAGGGCCACCGGCTGACGCCGACCCAGCGGCGCATCGCGCACAGCATGGTGCGGCGCGCCTCCGAGGTGCCCTTCCTGTCCAGCGTGGAGCTGGCCGAGCTGGCCGGGGTCAGCCAGCCGTCCGTGACCCGCTTCGCCGTCGCCCTCGGCTTCGACGGCTACCCGGCGCTCCGCCGCCACCTGCGCGAGGTCGCCCCCGCGGAACCGGCGGCGGACATCGGCTCCCGCAACGAGTACCAGCAGGCCGTGGAGGCCGAGATCGAGAACCTGCGCCATCTGGCGGAGGTGCTGGCCGACCCCGGACCGGTGGCGGAGGCGGGCCGGACCCTGGCCGCCAGCCGGCCCCTGCCGGTCCTCGGGTTGCGGGCGGCGGCGGCCCAGGCGCACGGCTTCGCCTACTTCGCCGCCAAGGTTCACCCCGACGTCCGGTTCCTCGGCGAGGGCGGCACGATGCTCCACGACCGCATCGACGCCGCTGTCCGGGCCGGTGCGACCGCCCTGCTCTGCTTCGCCCTGCCCCGGCATCCGCGCGAGGTCGTCGACACGCTCGCCCACGCCAAGGAGGCGGGGCTCACGGTGGTGACCGTCGCCGACTCCGTCTTCGCGCCGGTCGCCAAGGTGTCCGACCTGCTGCTGCCCGCCGCCGTGGGCACCGGCCTCGCCTTCGACACCGCCTGCGCGCCGATGCTGCTGGGCCGGGTGCTGCTGGAGG
- a CDS encoding LCP family protein — protein sequence MDGESRGQTDGTDPADQWLLNPETGDYELRPNGIPEQPETPRPRSAPRPGSTAPDPGPGRVPRQRGRPTTPAEAPAPGHTRGSGRRKRKQKKSARKKALLWTGSGLGLVLLSGSAFVYYWYDRLYGNISTVDIGDVGSDTVLKDGPVNILVIGNDVRTGKGNEKYGNRDNVTGHADTTLLFHVAEDRSNATVLSIPRDLMIKIPDCTAKQSDGSTKDIPGSTIATKFNESFGVNGRDPGCTMLTVEKITDLEVDHFMMFDFNAVKTLSTAVGGVKVCLEKPIKDLDGGSGLDLPSGESTIQGEDALSFLRNRHGLKNESDLDRIGMQQKFVASMIRRLKEDTLDSPSKLLDVADAATKSLTVDKGIGSPSKLLTLARELGKIDLKNITLMTVPVRDNPAEPTPVTVVLDPVKAPKVFGMLQNDVSFTEVKKKDKEAKDKQAALLEGPRAEASGIRVDVLNGGGPQGAAQDTLAWLRTSEGVPKSANKGNAPAEVDRTRLEYAPNQADQARKLADLMGLPASALKPGTTDAAATVPMTLTLGPDFKKAGVPVAPPKKVDVEQSHADEKMCQE from the coding sequence ATGGATGGGGAAAGTCGTGGACAGACGGACGGGACCGATCCTGCCGACCAGTGGTTACTCAATCCCGAGACCGGCGATTACGAACTACGACCGAACGGTATCCCGGAGCAGCCGGAGACGCCCCGACCCCGCAGTGCCCCCCGCCCCGGTTCCACCGCCCCCGACCCCGGCCCCGGACGCGTCCCCCGCCAGCGCGGTCGCCCCACCACTCCCGCCGAGGCCCCCGCCCCGGGCCACACGCGCGGCTCCGGCCGCCGCAAGCGCAAGCAGAAGAAGAGCGCCAGGAAGAAGGCGCTGTTGTGGACGGGAAGCGGTCTCGGCCTGGTCCTGCTCAGCGGTTCGGCGTTCGTCTACTACTGGTACGACCGCCTCTACGGCAACATCAGCACCGTCGACATCGGCGACGTGGGCAGTGACACAGTCCTCAAGGACGGGCCGGTCAACATCCTGGTCATCGGCAACGACGTCCGCACCGGCAAGGGAAACGAGAAGTACGGCAACCGGGACAACGTCACCGGCCACGCCGACACCACGCTCCTCTTCCACGTGGCCGAGGACCGCAGCAACGCGACCGTGCTGAGCATTCCGCGCGACCTCATGATCAAGATCCCGGACTGTACGGCCAAACAGTCCGACGGTTCGACCAAGGACATCCCCGGTTCGACGATCGCCACCAAGTTCAACGAGTCCTTCGGCGTGAACGGCCGTGATCCGGGCTGCACCATGCTCACCGTCGAGAAGATCACCGACCTCGAGGTCGACCACTTCATGATGTTCGACTTCAACGCGGTCAAGACGCTGTCCACCGCGGTCGGCGGCGTCAAGGTGTGCCTGGAGAAGCCCATCAAGGACCTGGACGGCGGCTCCGGACTCGATCTGCCGTCCGGGGAGAGCACGATCCAGGGCGAGGACGCGCTGTCCTTCCTCCGCAACCGGCACGGCCTGAAGAACGAGAGCGACCTGGACCGGATCGGGATGCAGCAGAAGTTCGTCGCGTCGATGATCCGCCGGCTCAAGGAAGACACGCTGGACAGCCCGTCGAAGCTGCTCGACGTCGCCGACGCGGCCACCAAGTCCCTCACCGTGGACAAGGGCATAGGCAGCCCCAGCAAGCTGCTCACCCTCGCCAGGGAACTCGGCAAGATCGACCTGAAGAACATCACCCTGATGACCGTGCCGGTGAGGGACAACCCGGCCGAGCCCACGCCCGTCACCGTCGTGCTGGACCCGGTCAAGGCCCCGAAGGTCTTCGGCATGCTGCAGAACGACGTCTCCTTCACCGAAGTGAAGAAGAAGGACAAGGAAGCCAAGGACAAGCAGGCCGCGCTTCTCGAGGGCCCGCGCGCCGAGGCGTCCGGCATACGCGTCGACGTCCTCAACGGCGGCGGTCCGCAGGGTGCCGCGCAGGACACCCTGGCATGGCTGCGTACCAGCGAAGGGGTGCCCAAGTCCGCCAACAAGGGCAACGCCCCGGCCGAGGTCGACAGGACGCGGCTGGAGTACGCGCCGAACCAGGCCGACCAGGCCCGCAAGCTCGCCGACCTGATGGGGCTGCCCGCCTCGGCCCTGAAGCCCGGCACGACGGACGCCGCCGCCACGGTGCCCATGACGCTCACCCTCGGCCCCGACTTCAAGAAGGCCGGCGTCCCCGTCGCCCCACCGAAGAAGGTGGACGTCGAGCAGTCCCACGCCGACGAGAAGATGTGCCAGGAGTAG
- a CDS encoding cystathionine beta-synthase yields the protein MHFHDSMISLVGNTPLVRLNSVTKGIRATVLAKVEYFNPGGSVKDRIALRMIEAAEQSGALRPGGTIVEPTSGNTGVGLAIVAQQKGYKCIFVCPDKVSTDKINVLRAYGAEVVVCPTAVDPEHPDSYYNVSDRLVRETPGAWKPDQYSNPHNPLSHYHSTGPELWEQTEGRITHFVTGVGTGGTISGTGRYLKEVSDGAVKVVGADPEGSVYSGGSGRPYLVEGVGEDFWPTAYDRDVADEIVAVSDKDSFQMTRRLAKEEGLLVGGSCGMAVVAALRVAEPLGEDDVVVVLLPDSGRGYLSKIFNDEWMADYGFLEDAGPSARVADVLNHKEGGHIPSLVHMHPDETVGQAIEVLREYGVSQMPIVKPGAGHPDVMAAEVVGSVVERELLDALFTKRASLEDPLEKHMSAPLPQVGSGEPVADLMSVLGAADAAIVLVEGKPTGVVSRQDLLSFLAKS from the coding sequence GTGCATTTCCACGACTCGATGATCAGCCTCGTCGGCAACACCCCGCTGGTGCGGCTCAACAGCGTGACCAAGGGCATCAGGGCCACCGTCCTGGCCAAAGTGGAGTACTTCAACCCGGGCGGCTCGGTGAAGGACCGCATCGCCCTGCGCATGATCGAGGCCGCCGAGCAGAGCGGAGCCCTTCGGCCGGGCGGCACGATCGTCGAGCCGACCAGCGGCAACACGGGCGTGGGCCTCGCGATCGTGGCGCAGCAGAAGGGCTACAAGTGCATCTTCGTCTGCCCTGACAAGGTGTCCACCGACAAGATCAACGTGCTGCGCGCGTACGGCGCCGAGGTGGTCGTCTGCCCGACGGCGGTCGACCCGGAGCACCCGGACTCCTACTACAACGTCTCCGACCGGCTGGTCCGCGAGACGCCGGGCGCCTGGAAGCCGGACCAGTACTCCAACCCCCACAACCCGCTCTCCCACTACCACTCGACCGGCCCCGAGCTGTGGGAGCAGACGGAGGGGAGGATCACCCACTTCGTCACCGGCGTCGGCACCGGCGGCACCATCTCCGGCACCGGGCGCTACCTGAAGGAGGTCAGCGACGGCGCGGTCAAGGTGGTCGGCGCCGACCCCGAGGGCTCGGTGTACTCCGGCGGTTCCGGGCGCCCCTACCTCGTCGAGGGCGTCGGTGAGGACTTCTGGCCGACGGCGTACGACCGCGACGTCGCCGACGAGATCGTCGCCGTCTCCGACAAGGACTCCTTCCAGATGACCCGCCGTCTCGCCAAGGAGGAGGGCCTGCTGGTCGGCGGCTCCTGCGGCATGGCCGTCGTCGCGGCGCTGCGCGTCGCCGAGCCGCTCGGCGAGGACGACGTGGTCGTCGTGCTCCTCCCGGACAGCGGGCGCGGCTACCTCAGCAAGATCTTCAACGACGAGTGGATGGCCGACTACGGCTTCCTGGAGGACGCCGGCCCCAGCGCGCGCGTCGCCGACGTCCTGAACCACAAGGAGGGTGGCCACATCCCCTCCCTCGTCCACATGCACCCGGACGAGACGGTCGGTCAGGCCATCGAGGTACTGCGCGAGTACGGCGTCTCGCAGATGCCGATCGTCAAGCCCGGCGCGGGCCACCCGGACGTGATGGCCGCCGAGGTCGTCGGCTCGGTCGTGGAACGCGAGCTGCTGGACGCCCTGTTCACCAAGCGCGCCTCGCTGGAGGACCCGCTGGAGAAGCACATGTCGGCCCCGCTGCCGCAGGTCGGCTCCGGTGAGCCGGTCGCGGACCTGATGTCGGTGCTCGGCGCCGCCGACGCGGCGATCGTCCTCGTCGAGGGCAAGCCGACCGGTGTGGTGAGCCGTCAGGACCTGCTGTCGTTCCTCGCGAAGAGCTGA